Part of the Vigna unguiculata cultivar IT97K-499-35 chromosome 3, ASM411807v1, whole genome shotgun sequence genome, tggattttatttttgaatcaaTTTCGAAAATATTTTTCGGAAAGACACTTACCCACTTTTTTTGAAGACATTCACCCACTCCAATTCCAGAAAAAACATTTCCGAAAGCTTTGATGGGGTGAAGGAAGAAAATTGAGAGGGTGTTGGAAGAAACAGCCGAGTTGAGGCTTATTGCATGGGCTAATTGGGTTATGGGCTACAATCATGAATTTGTCGGCCTTTTAAATCTGAGAACTTCAACTCCAATGCttataaatagatatatatatttttctcatttttcttttaatgggAAATAATACCGaccttaattttgtttttttcttccaataaaaaaaattattcaaatcatTGATGACCTAGCTCTATAATATCTttccttaataaattttttagttgTATCATCAGATCACACTTTCAACAACATGTGTTGATTTAAATTGGcaaatttttaaactaaaagaaattcctatttttatatcaacatgcaaaatataaaaatttctcataatgagaaaattaaaaataaatattaaacacatATCAATAATCAAATAGGGTAAAATACTAAAACTTTTTTCATATATCAAAAGTCTATGTGGGTTGGTCACTTAATAATCTTATTCCAATCAATCGTTAAAAAATTGCTGAGATATGACAAATAAACTATTACGTGTAACTACACGATCATTCAATTTAACGATGACGTGgatcactattatttttttaggagtttgtttgattaatttaaatgtagatatgatttgaaaatattatttgttttaggtAAGAAGTGACAAGGCTAAAGAAACATAAAAGGTTGTTATGTTGTAAAGTGGAgaagaatattttttgtttagtgtgccaaaattattgttttgtgAACACGTTGTCATGCCTTCCTcgttttaattgagattttgaAAGTATCcttgttgtaaaaaaataacataaccaCCGACTTTTAGAATTTCTTATACTTTCTTCGCATGTGGTCAAAGACAGAGATTGCAGAAAGATTATGAAACCAATTCACCATTTTTGTTTAGTGTATCTTCTTTGTTCTTGTTCATACCATAAATAGTCATTTTTCTAATTCAGATATCATCAACTTTTAAAGTTGTTTTAAAAGTCCTTGCAATCTTTATTAAgacttattataaaatttgtaatataacacattgtatttataaaatctCAAAAGTGATGCGAGAGTTATTTATGTTTCTATGAGACctactaaaaaacaaaaataattttttcataattagtCATTACACCTTTGTGGTGAAAGTTATAACTTATAAACCATAAGAATCAAAATTTGTGTAATGGAGTTAAATTTTCGAAAGTCATGGTAGAAGGTTAATAATCAATTTACTGTTGAAAATTTCACCTTGATTCAAActaaaatgcaaaagaaaaacaagagatATAagcttaataaaaatatgtttgttAATGTTTCACCAATGATCTTGCAATTATGACtcgtttaattttatttttttaaattatcaccaatttgAAATTTCTTGAAATGATAATATGAAGATAGCAAGAGAAGATTGGAAACATAACATGTTAAgaatttattacaaataatatgttataactaacaaatctgtaaaatgttgacaaataagtaattatataaATCACATAACTCATAatctaaaacttttttaaagatTAACAAATCAATTCTAAGTAAAAATTAGGAATGATATATGAACAATTGTGATTAAAATTCGCTAAAAGAgttattaattttgtatgtttgtatgttcaataatcaaaatttgttaacGTGTGGTtcaacttttagaaaaaaaaaaagttataagttATCATTTCAAAACAAACTTTGTATGATTAAACATGCAAacaatctaaaaatattaaaaattaatatgaaatacaaaaattttgttttggattttatgaaaattaagttgattaaaaattaataaggtactaaataaatatcaaaataagaaaaataaatgaatatttgactcactttttggtagcaaatttttttgtaaaccAACTTAATTCATCATGAGTGGTTGGATTGGTGGATTAACTAATTTAaggatgttttatttttcaaatttatttatatatttattaccaTACAAAATTACATTAACTTACAGGATAGAATTCATTgtgatattttttatcaaactcaaacaagtaaataatatatatatatatatatatatatatatatatatatatatatattatccatcCAAGTTTTAATGTCACTAATTCACAATAAGCCAAAAAACAatgaagataaaataattaacattaaaacaatgtgattctataaaaaaaagtcaagaatttataggaaaaaaagaacaaaattaaacataaaaaagtaactgaatttgaaaaaatatatatcaacataaaaaaaattgttgaaaatatttacttaatatatttttgtttaaattaactttcagaaaatttttaaaattaaaaaatttcttttacataATGATAGAGGTATATTTGtttacttattatttaaattttaaaaattaacattgaaacattataaatacttaatattatgatatattttaattttttaattatattaaatacattaattaaagaaaagaaaagaaaagaaaaattcttacGTTAAAAAAGCGGATATTGTTTTATGTGGAGTAACGGAgaaaaagagttaaaataaataacttgtgtaaaaattattttataatagtcGAAAAATGTAACtttaatagaatttttaaacataaatttatttattattgtaaaaattatatttcaaagtagtattttaaaattagacaTAAATAGATAAGttttttcccattttctttttcttctatattccgacggagacatttttttttttctgtcggTGTTCCACTTAAATAATGTCCCCATTCTTATTTCTTCTTTAAAgtacacaacaaaaataaagtatttttttatcatattcattTTATTCATGCTTCTCTCTactatgttataaaaaaatatataagtgatCATTTTTACCATAAAACAAATCTTATATCTTCCTTTTACTTTGATATATAAGTTATTCTTAGTTTCTTAATCTACTCATCAACAGTTATAATcattaaatgatattttgatataagaaaataaaataataattcaacaaACAATTGAAGGgtacatttaaaatatgattgGTATGTTTTGAATAGGTGGTGGATCCCACTCCTCAACAAAGTAAAACCTAGTACAGTTTGTAAAGACATATATGAACCAGTTAGGTTGCTGCAATATAAACATGTGCATAAATGCTTATCCGAATTGGTTGgccacaaaattataatatataataattaataaacataatgTTAAAGGatgtactttttattttttttcaatgataaagaaataaaCCACATGAAAAATGTTAACAACCAGATAgcacttttataaataaattttacactAATTATCTGGTCACAATAGTATACTGTTTTTCAAGGTTAACTCAGTTATCATAGGTAATCATAATGGTacactggaaaaaaaaaagaaaaaaaggaaaaaaaattaatttttgatgtacaatatatatttcaaagttgagaagaaaaaaaagtgataattattttcaattttataaagtaataaatttttattttactctatATTTTattgagtataaaaaaaaatttgaagtcaACAACACGAAGGGTCtagtttttagtaaaaataattttggtcaaaataatttttattgtcattttaatttttaagctTTGTTTTTTTGTCTGCATGTTATCGCGGGCATGCATGACTagatgatgaaaaataataaattttaatataaattcgTAAGCATTATGGATTGACTTTTTGATAATAACTTAAAAGTCTCGCATTAGGTTTTTTAGGATTGactttttataataacttaAAGAGTCTCTcgtaattattatcatttattcaaaaataaattttcttaaagagtattgttttatttagtaaGTAAACTAAAACTCAAGTTATTAAGTTTGATTGATTTGAATAATCAGAATTAGTGGATTAAACTCtagtttaattttgtaaaaatagtttGAGTTGGTGTTAGATATAGTTAGAGATCATTCGGACTTTCATTTAATGTTAAAATGCTCTAACTTAGAATTTGATGAGATATATGTAAAtgttagaaatttaaaaaccaagctatatatatatatatatatatatatatatatatatatatatatatatatatatatatatatatatattgttttacatgtgttattaatataaatacttGATAAGTCTAATCCGAGAGAATACTAATAGTTTATCTGATGAGGGACTTAGTTCTTTTGATATCTCAGTTGCATTAAACTTGTATATAATTTACTCtcgatatgttttttttatgtagttgtaatttataaattcatataaacagaatataatgataataattcaTGACTCTAAAggttaatattaaattttgttatataaactctttttaatattttatcgaaaaaatatctttcaattttcaagtaaataaataaatatcttttgaatattaaaagggttattaattttatttgaaacatTGTTTTAGTATTGTGAAAATGGTTCTATTGCCACCAGATAAACTGTAACTAGTTTAGTATAAATATCGTAATCatagacttttattttttatcttcccTTTGTTAcggttattaaaaaaatataaaaatattttaagagatAGTAATgcataactaatttttttatgatatctCTTATAATAAAGCAATATTAAAAGGTATGTAATTATACAATAAATCTAAACCGACCATAATATCATAATTCAAGTACTCTCGTTtagaaaacaattatattaagacaataactaataaaatcaacaaaaataataaaacaaataaaagaattgtaCTACAAGATAAAATTTCCAGGGaaacaattaaattaagataataattaaaaaataatattatataagtctccacatttatatatttactaagtagaatatatatttatatttatccgaatgaacacaaaatattttttgattatGATCCAattgatgatttttttctatctgaaaattaatttacacCGACCTAGAATAAGAAAGAGGACAAGAAGAAAGAGCCAGaatggaaaattaaaaatttcatatgagaattatgtttgaaattttaaattatagacTTAAATAGAAGTATTCGCTGTTAAAGCTAACACATTCATTCACAATGATTTGAGAGTGACTAGACAACCTAACAACATAGTAAATTTACAACAAACCAAACCTAACCAAATTTTTGTTCATTAAAAGAATGCGTGGAGGATCACAATTGCAAGAAACGTGGGACAGACCAAAAAGTTACAAAACCATACAATTACCAGTTCTGCATATTTTACGTGTAGGGCATCACttgctttttctttgtttttttactaaCTATAACGAAACCAACACTCAAAGGacttcaaaagttaaaaaagacaAATAATTAACATCCTCTTGAATTACCATAAGAAAAACGTTTCCATCAGTAATTatggaaaaatatataaaatttagaaaaaaaatcattgatagTAAAAATttgcataaatatatattttagtctaTTTCTGACCAATAACGTAGTCCATCTTtttcggaaaaaaaaaaaaaaaactgatgtaggttgaagatgaaatattataaattattgaatattaaattagtcttcaaaatatatataaattagtggCAAGGCAACTCTGTCTTAATAAGCAATGCGTAGGAGAGTGAAACGTGAGTGTGATGCTAAAGCATAATCAATTTGATAACTTGTTTGGCTATTAATTATCGCATTTGAAATCTTCTCTGCGGTCTTTCCCTGTTCCGGAAATCGCATAAATCATCCTTAATTGTTTCGTCCACTTCTTCATTAGTTACTCACGAAACTAAAAAAGGCGACAAAATCGGCACTTGCCTCTCCAGAAAGCAACAAGATTGGTTGCTTCGATCCAATTTCTTTGTTTTGGACTGTTTTTGATGCGAAGAAAGAGAATTTAGAGCAGTTTGTGAAAAAAGGAGTTTAGACAATTGGCAAAAGCAAGAAGAAgcgaagaagaaggagaaaagaatGCGACTTGGGAAATACGAGTTGGGTAGGACCCTGGGTGAAGGCAATTTTGGCAAAGTCAAGTTTGCTAAGAACACTGATTCTGGTCAACCTTTTGCTGTTAAGATCATCGAGAAGAACAACATCATCGACCTAAACATAACCAATCAGGTTTCTTTACTTCTCTTCCATGAAAAAGGATaaaactttctttcttctttcttcttctcccaACTTCATTCAAATGCACTCTTTATGATCATAGAAGAATGAGTCTCTCTCTGGTTCAAATTGCAGATAAAGAGGGAAATAGCCGCCTTAAAGCTCCTCAGACATCCCAACGTTGTTAGATTATACGAGGTACTTccatgaattatatatatttttgaattccGAATCCCAATTTCTTGCATTCACTAATCTTATGCAAATTCCAATTCGCACCTGAATGCACAAGAATAAACTAAACTATTAGTGTTGAATTAGCTGAATTTTTTTATGGACTGAATCTTCTGAGgaataaattatgtattatataaatccctttataaaattgttgtagtttttaaaaataattaaagagaaTTAACGAAGACGAATATAGAGAAAAAAGGATAAGATGTTAATTTCGTTTAGTCGGTCATTACTGTTGATCTCACATGCACATCGAAATCCGGATCTGACAGGTAACCTAAGTCTGGCATGTTCGTTACGCCGAACATGTCAAATATCAGTGGCTTTGGATCTGACATAAATTCCAACGAAAACTTAACAATATATTTAGTGTGTTTTCGCAGGATGAACAATGAACATTTGAACTTAAGCAGAATTTTGTTCTTTCACGGTAACCTTTCAATACCTATATAAAAGCTACATTAATCTAGAATTACAACTGCATAACAGTGTTATTAGATTATAAATGTAGAAAACGTAGAATTCTAGCTTGTGAATTAGGTCTATTGATGTGACATCTCAGTATAATACTTTTCGacgaaaaaacaaaaactattatAACACAGCACATGCTTTTGTTTGGATGAAGAATCAACCATGATCGTGGtttctcttaaattttaaaaaaattaatttaaaaaaactaaaaaatgttataattaaataaacttcTTAGAGTAAGTTTTTTTACAATAGTTTTTTACTCTAGTATCATActgtgtatgtatatatatttaatgtgtATATTCTGATATCACATACATTAGTTGAAGGGCATGGACGGCGGTGACAAATACTTTTAGTTCATTTTATCGTAATCGTTCACGCCACATTTGACAGAGAAAATTATTAGATTATGTATGATAACTATTGATGTGattaatattgatataataaataatcaaatattattaatttatttaaaatttattattttatgtgtatttTTGAGTGGATTGGACTTTCTAAGCACAGTATTCAATGAAGGTGGTGACGAATGATTAACATGTGGCACAGATACTTATTTGGATTCCACTCCAAAGTCCATTGCATCCCAATTGTGAAAATGTCcacaattaagaaaaaagtgGCATGAGAACATGATTAAAAAACATCACGACCACATTTTATTCAAATCCGATGGTCCCTCCATATGTGTATAAATTCTAATGTACGAACACTATTGGCATGGCACTCAGTTGACCAAGATTTTGTTCTCTATGTTACTAAAAAATGCCAAGGGTTGGACCCTTGGCACATTAAAGTAATCTATTGTTTATGTATTCGGTAGAGTAATCTTCACTCTGCAACTTACAAATTGTAACATGCATTTCTGTCATTGATGCTTCTAATTATGATtggtaataattataattattataatcacgCAGGTCTTGGCtagcaaaacaaaaatttatatggTACTTGAGTATGTGAATGGAGGAGAGTTATTTGGCATAATTGTAAGACCAAGTCACTTTTCATTGATTTTGTTAGTCacagttaaaattttatactggTGTGAAAATGCTTCACCATATCTGATCTGTGACCAATGGCATTTGATGAGTTCTGTATTCACAGGCATCCAAAGGTAAACGTTCAGAAAGTGAATGTAGAAAGCTGTTCCAACAGTTGATTGATGGAGTGAGCTACTGTCACACCAAAGGTGTCTTCCACAGGGATCTCAAGGTTCTTTTTCTCCCTTTGCAAGAACAAATTGCACTACATAGTTATCTTTGGTCTTGCATTTTTCACACAAGTTCTGCTATGTCCTTGCAGCTTGAGAATGTACTGGTGGATAACAAAGGAAACTTGAAAATAACTGATTTTGGTCTTAGTGCTTTACCCCAGCATCTTAGGGTAAGATTTTATTATGCTTTTAATTTCAACCATTTTGGGTAAAGCATACAGTTTTGTGTTATTGGCTTAACCATGTGAAAATTTTCAGGGGGATGGATTGCTGCATACAACTTGTGGAAGTCCTAATTATGTTGCTCCTGAGGTTCTTGCTAATAAGGGCTATGATGGTGCAACATCGGATACATGGTCATGTGGTGTTCTATTATATGTAATCCTAACCGGGTGTTTACCTTTTGATGACAGAAATATGGTAGTTCTATATCAGAAGGTATATTCATATGTTGTTACCATGTTCTTTCACATGATTAGTATATCATGAATtcacattttctcttttttctgtGAGGGGTAATAGATTTTCAAAGGAGATTTTCGGATACCAAAAGGGCTATCACCAGGTGCACAAGACTTGATAAAGAAGATCCTTGATCCCAACCCTGAAAAACGGATAACAATGGCTGGGATCAAAGAAGATCCCTGGTTTAAGAAGGGTTATGTTCCAGCAAATGCTGAAGATGAGGATGTATATGTTGACAATGAAGCATTTTCCATGCATGAAGCAGAACAGAAGAATTCAGGATCATCACCAAACCTTATCAATGCATTTCAGTTGATAGGGATGTCTTCATGCCTAGACCTCTCTGGCTTCTTTGAGAAAGAGGTGAGCATGAAATTCAGGATCACCAACCAACCCTTATCagtgcatttcaatttctactTATACAAATTTTGTGCACAATGTGGTTTGAGTAACAGGATGTTTCTGAGAGAAAGATAAGGTTTACATCAAATCTTTCGGTTAAAGATCTGATTGAGAGGATTGAGGACACTGTGACAGATATGGAATTTATAGTCCAGAGGAAAAATGGCAAAGTATGTTTTTTAAGGCTGTTTTTATTTCTGACATACTTGCATATAAACTAATGTTTGTTTGCCTAAAAGAAACATTGACAACAATTTAATGTTTCAGTTGAAAGTGATTTGGGAGAACAAGGTGCACAGAACTAGTGGGTGCCTTTCAGTGGCAGTAGAGGTAATTCATGTCTAGAATGAGATAATCTTTACATATAGTTTGTTAATGCTAAGAAAAAAGTAACTTGATTTCAAATGTAACAGGTTTTTGAAGTAAGCTCATCACTGAACGTGGTAGAATTAAGAAAATCTTGTGGTGATGCTTCTGTATATAAACAGGTATTTTGTTCATACTCTTTTTCTCTGTTCATCTGCTGAAATCAGAGGCTGAtgtatatatttcttcttcatgtATCACAGTTATGCAGTAAATTATTGAATGATTTGAGTGTTCCCCCAAGCGAGCGCTTGTGAACTCAGCAGCCATGTAAATGCCACGGATAATgcattattgtaattattaagagcaagaaaaatgcagaaatgttaGATAGGGATGGCTGCACTTTTGAGTTGAGCAATTCATCAAACAGATGAAGTGGGAAAGATCTGCAAACTTGATTATTCTCTTTTACAATGTTGATTTGTTCTTcatatagtttattttaataatttttaaagttattatcaataatgaaaataaaaataagttcaaattaaacacaataaaattaaatatatctaaactaaaaaatatttctgatttgtataattattgaacagattaactaatattttttttggaaagTTATTATGTTAGATaaaattttacttcaaaattttctcTATTTGCTTGTCTTGTGTTTAAGACCTCGAGAGATCTCCAtcgtgatattttttaaaagtttaattagtcggatgaaATTCAATTCACTTTCGTTTAGATATGACagatgttaataattttattctgaAAAAGACTTAATTGAGACATCTTGTCAAAATTTAGGActcaattgacacatttttaaaaataaatatccaactgatatttttaaatgaaaataaataccatttaactaattaaactttttttaaaatagaactctatattataatttttttagaaagaacGAATAGACATCTTCAAATCATAGAATTTTCACCTTTTTCGAAATATttaagttcaaaacaaaatagttTTATGATAACTTCATTTCACTTTTTTCTCccataatttcatatataacattattattattattattaaacaatataatttaaattatatcgaAACAACATTGAATACAACtaacatcaataaaatatatattaaacaaacaaacaatatatatatatatatatatatatatatatatatatatatatatatatatatatatatatatatatatatacttttaaaacttttaactaaaaatttcagtataattaataaataaaaaaagttaatttcagaaaaccctaaataaacatgtattgcaacaataatttacggtaacaataatttaatttcattataataataataataataataataataataataataataacttataataacaaaaataatgaaaacagtcaatataaaaattagatattagaaataaaaaattgaatgttaatgagtagaaaaaaaattaatttcttaaaaatataacataataaaaccTATAGTACAATTAACTGTTTTCTtagaatcaaatatattaaaaaatcaacataattaattttcttaaagtaaagtaaaaaaaagaaaaatactattAAGAAAACAACGTTTACCAATTTCTTTCATAACGGTACATCAAAATTCTGATAGTTTTAACTTAGTGGAAACGCATCCATCCACATTTTTCATCACtctatcttttttttaacaagttaaaatataatatttgtattaattttaattatatatttcttaagtAAAAGTATgtatttattactaatatttattttttataattttaatataagctAGAGAggtcaatatatatatttttataatataatattgtttttaactcCTTGACAAAGACTTGACCAAATTTGAAAATAGCATTCGACAAGTCTAATTTCACATGACTTAAAAGAACTGAGATGTTGCTTTCTGCACCCCCGAAATAACAGGAAAACATTCACCCCACAACctgttgtattttatatatatatcccaAAAGTCTCTTTTCAAAAAACATTTCATAAAGGGATATttggaaaaacttattttagaaGACATTATACGCATACAAGAAAGTTTATTCTAGAAATCTCATCTTGAAAAAATTATTCGAAAATCTATTTTAGACATTTTGAAAATtctgtttcaaaaaaattatttaaaaattcctGTTCCGAAAATCTTGTTTTAAAAAttctgaaaaattaaaaaatatataatccgAAAGtcattttcacaaaaaataaaatagtcatTTCAAGAATTAAGAATTTAATGGGTTGACAACAAAATGATAGGAGTGCAAAAGGTAAAAGCCCGAAAAACTATTGATGAAAAGTTTGAAGTAGATGGGCTAAACAATTAATTAATCCAAATTTCtacgttatttttatttaaatatttcatatgcCTTTTAAGATGATATATGCACGTCTTTTGGGAATTTGGGTTGCTGAATTTTTATGTACTGTTCCTAGAATATGGACTCGTCTTTTggttttcttaaacttcttAAAATTCTAATAAGTAGTGAgaagtaaa contains:
- the LOC114177828 gene encoding CBL-interacting serine/threonine-protein kinase 1-like, giving the protein MRLGKYELGRTLGEGNFGKVKFAKNTDSGQPFAVKIIEKNNIIDLNITNQIKREIAALKLLRHPNVVRLYEVLASKTKIYMVLEYVNGGELFGIIASKGKRSESECRKLFQQLIDGVSYCHTKGVFHRDLKLENVLVDNKGNLKITDFGLSALPQHLRGDGLLHTTCGSPNYVAPEVLANKGYDGATSDTWSCGVLLYVILTGCLPFDDRNMVVLYQKIFKGDFRIPKGLSPGAQDLIKKILDPNPEKRITMAGIKEDPWFKKGYVPANAEDEDVYVDNEAFSMHEAEQKNSGSSPNLINAFQLIGMSSCLDLSGFFEKEDVSERKIRFTSNLSVKDLIERIEDTVTDMEFIVQRKNGKLKVIWENKVHRTSGCLSVAVEVFEVSSSLNVVELRKSCGDASVYKQLCSKLLNDLSVPPSERL